Proteins encoded in a region of the Populus nigra chromosome 3, ddPopNigr1.1, whole genome shotgun sequence genome:
- the LOC133689859 gene encoding probable LRR receptor-like serine/threonine-protein kinase At1g67720 isoform X2 — MGSRLLLLFSLLLFVLVHASSAQPGFLSVDCGGPVNFTDDLGLSWTSDFNFSYGAVASISVANETRKQYTTVRHFPADSRKYCYRLDVTSRTRYLLRATFLYGNFDSNNVYPKFDISVGPTHWSTIVISDANTIESTELIFLASSSSMSVCLSNATTGQPFISTLELRQFNGSVYYTEFENQFYLSMSARINFGADNEAPIRYPDDPYDRIWESDSVKKANYLVDVAAGTKKVSTDMPIDVNIDERPPERVMQTAVVGTNGSLTYRLNLDGFPGFGWAVTYFAEIEDLDPEESRKFRLVLPGYPDMSKAIVNIEENAQGKYRLYEPGYTNLSLPFVLSFRFGKTSDSSRGPLVNAMEIHKYLEKNDGTLDGYVISRVILSHTTEDWAQEGGDPCLPVPWSWVQCNSDARPRIVKLSLSSKNLSGNVPSGLTMLTGLVELWLDGNSLTGPIPDFTGCTDLEIIHLENNQLTGELPSSLLNLPNLRELYVQNNLLSGKIPSGLSRKVALNYSGNINLHEGTRRGRHMDIIIGSSVGAAVLLITTIVSCLFMHKGKKRHPDQEQLRDSLPVQRVVSSLRNAPGEAAHCFTTFEIEDATKKFEKKIGSGGFGVVYYGKMKDGREIAVKVLTSNSYQGKREFTNEVTLLSRIHHRNLVQFLGYCQEDGKSMLVYEFMHNGTLKEHLYGPLKRGKSINWIKRLEIAEDAAKGIEYLHTGCVPAIIHRDLKSSNILVDKNMRAKVADFGLSKLAVDGASHVSSIVRGTVGYLDPDESLESRICLSYTNTLC; from the exons ATGGGGTCTAGGCTTctgcttcttttctctcttcttctcttcgtCCTCGTCCACGCCTCCTCAGCTCAGCCTG GTTTTCTGAGTGTGGACTGTGGGGGCCCAGTAAATTTCACTGATGATCTTGGACTGTCGTGGACTtcagattttaattttagttacgGAGCAGTAGCAAGCATATCAGTTGCAAATGAGACACGGAAGCAGTATACTACAGTGAGACATTTCCCTGCAGATTCCAGGAAGTACTGTTATAGACTGGATGTCACTAGTAGAACAAGATACCTTTTAAGGGCAACCTTCTTGTATGGTAACTTTGACAGCAATAACGTTTATCCAAAATTTGACATTTCTGTTGGGCCAACTCATTGGTCTACAATTGTCATTTCTGATGCTAATACCATAGAGTCTACAGAGCTAATATTTCTGGCTTCAAGTTCTTCTATGAGTGTATGCCTATCAAATGCTACAACCGGGCAGCCATTCATATCTACCCTTGAGCTCCGACAGTTCAATGGTTCAGTTTATTATACAGAATTTGAAAACCAGTTTTATCTCAGTATGTCAGCCAGAATCAATTTTGGTGCAGATAACGAGGCTCCAATTAG GTATCCTGATGATCCATACGATAGAATATGGGAGTCCGACTCTGTGAAGAAAGCTAATTATCTTGTTGATGTTGCAGCTGGTACCAAGAAAGTATCAACTGACATGCCTATTGACGTCAACATTGATGAAAGGCCTCCTGAAAGAGTGATGCAAACAGCTGTAGTCGGCACAAATGGATCACTAACATATCGGTTGAACTTGGATGGTTTTCCTGGTTTTGGGTGGGCTGTCACATACTTCGCTGAAATTGAAGATCTGGATCCTGAGGAGTCCAGAAAATTCAGGCTGGTACTCCCAGGGTACCCTGATATGAGCAAAGCTATTGTCAATATCGAAGAAAATGCTCAAGGAAAATATCGTCTTTATGAACCTGGATATACCAACCTGTCCTTACCCTTCGTATTATCTTTTAGATTTGGGAAGACTTCTGATTCTTCCAGGGGACCCCTTGTGAATGCTATGGAGATACACAAGTATCTTGAGAAAAATGACGGTACCCTAGATG GATATGTTATTTCTCGCGTTATTTTATCCCACACAACAGAAGATTGGGCACAAGAAGGCGGTGACCCATGCCTGCCAGTTCCATGGTCATGGGTGCAGTGTAACTCTGATGCCAGGCCAAGGATTGTTAAGCT CTCTTTGTCTAGCAAGAATTTGTCTGGGAATGTTCCTTCAGGCTTGACGATGTTGACAGGTTTAGTTGAATT ATGGCTCGATGGAAATTCACTGACTGGTCCTATTCCTGATTTTACTGGATGCACAGACTTGGAGATCAT TCATCTCGAGAACAATCAGTTGACAGGTGAGCTGCCATCCTCCTTACTGAACCTACCAAATTTGAGGGAACT ATATGTgcaaaataatttgttatctGGAAAAATACCATCGGGTCTCAGTAGAAAGGTGGCTTTGAA CTACTCTGGAAACATTAATCTTCATGAAGGAACCAGAAGAGGGAGGCACATGGATATTATTATCGGTTCGTCAGTTGGAGCTGCTGTTCTTCTCATAACTACAATAGTGTCTTGCTTGTTCATgcacaaaggaaagaaaagacacCCTGACCAAG AGCAACTTCGGGATTCCCTGCCCGTGCAAAGGGTAGTTTCTTCCTTGAGAAATGCTCCTGGTGAAGCTGCTCACTGTTTCACAACCTTTGAGATTGAAGATGCTACAAAAAAGTTTGAGAAGAAAATAGGCTCTGGAGGTTTTGGAGTTGTGTACTATGGAAAAATGAAAGATGGAAGGGAAATTGCAGTGAAAGTTCTAACTAGCAATTCCTACCAGGGAAAGCGAGAGTTTACAAATGAG GTGACTCTTCTTTCAAGGATACATCACAGAAACCTGGTACAGTTTCTTGGATATTGTCAAGAAGATGGGAAGAGTATGCTTGTTTATGAGTTCATGCACAATGGAACACTTAAGGAACATCTTTACG GTCCATTAAAACGAGGAAAAAGTATTAATTGGATCAAGCGCCTTGAGATTGCTGAAGATGCTGCTAAAG GGATTGAATATCTTCATACAGGTTGTGTTCCAGCCATTATCCATAGGGATTTAAAAAGCAGCAATATTCTTGTTGACAAAAACATGAGAGCTAAGGTTGCAGATTTTGGCCTTTCAAAACTTGCGGTAGATGGAGCTTCACACGTATCTAGCATAGTTCGAGGCACCGTAGGGTATTTGGATCCCGA TGAAAGCCTGGAGTCTAGAATTTGTTTGAGTTACACAAACACTCTCTGCTGA
- the LOC133689859 gene encoding probable LRR receptor-like serine/threonine-protein kinase At1g67720 isoform X1, with the protein MGSRLLLLFSLLLFVLVHASSAQPGFLSVDCGGPVNFTDDLGLSWTSDFNFSYGAVASISVANETRKQYTTVRHFPADSRKYCYRLDVTSRTRYLLRATFLYGNFDSNNVYPKFDISVGPTHWSTIVISDANTIESTELIFLASSSSMSVCLSNATTGQPFISTLELRQFNGSVYYTEFENQFYLSMSARINFGADNEAPIRYPDDPYDRIWESDSVKKANYLVDVAAGTKKVSTDMPIDVNIDERPPERVMQTAVVGTNGSLTYRLNLDGFPGFGWAVTYFAEIEDLDPEESRKFRLVLPGYPDMSKAIVNIEENAQGKYRLYEPGYTNLSLPFVLSFRFGKTSDSSRGPLVNAMEIHKYLEKNDGTLDGYVISRVILSHTTEDWAQEGGDPCLPVPWSWVQCNSDARPRIVKLSLSSKNLSGNVPSGLTMLTGLVELWLDGNSLTGPIPDFTGCTDLEIIHLENNQLTGELPSSLLNLPNLRELYVQNNLLSGKIPSGLSRKVALNYSGNINLHEGTRRGRHMDIIIGSSVGAAVLLITTIVSCLFMHKGKKRHPDQEQLRDSLPVQRVVSSLRNAPGEAAHCFTTFEIEDATKKFEKKIGSGGFGVVYYGKMKDGREIAVKVLTSNSYQGKREFTNEVTLLSRIHHRNLVQFLGYCQEDGKSMLVYEFMHNGTLKEHLYGPLKRGKSINWIKRLEIAEDAAKGIEYLHTGCVPAIIHRDLKSSNILVDKNMRAKVADFGLSKLAVDGASHVSSIVRGTVGYLDPEYYISQQLTDKSDVYSFGVILLELMSGQEAISNESFGVNCRNIVQWAKLHIESGDIQGIIDPSLCGEYDIQSMWKIAEKALMCVQPHGHMRPSISEVLKEIQDAILIEREVTAAREDISDEMSRNSVHSSLNLGSLDLGGAENYLALDESIAQPTAR; encoded by the exons ATGGGGTCTAGGCTTctgcttcttttctctcttcttctcttcgtCCTCGTCCACGCCTCCTCAGCTCAGCCTG GTTTTCTGAGTGTGGACTGTGGGGGCCCAGTAAATTTCACTGATGATCTTGGACTGTCGTGGACTtcagattttaattttagttacgGAGCAGTAGCAAGCATATCAGTTGCAAATGAGACACGGAAGCAGTATACTACAGTGAGACATTTCCCTGCAGATTCCAGGAAGTACTGTTATAGACTGGATGTCACTAGTAGAACAAGATACCTTTTAAGGGCAACCTTCTTGTATGGTAACTTTGACAGCAATAACGTTTATCCAAAATTTGACATTTCTGTTGGGCCAACTCATTGGTCTACAATTGTCATTTCTGATGCTAATACCATAGAGTCTACAGAGCTAATATTTCTGGCTTCAAGTTCTTCTATGAGTGTATGCCTATCAAATGCTACAACCGGGCAGCCATTCATATCTACCCTTGAGCTCCGACAGTTCAATGGTTCAGTTTATTATACAGAATTTGAAAACCAGTTTTATCTCAGTATGTCAGCCAGAATCAATTTTGGTGCAGATAACGAGGCTCCAATTAG GTATCCTGATGATCCATACGATAGAATATGGGAGTCCGACTCTGTGAAGAAAGCTAATTATCTTGTTGATGTTGCAGCTGGTACCAAGAAAGTATCAACTGACATGCCTATTGACGTCAACATTGATGAAAGGCCTCCTGAAAGAGTGATGCAAACAGCTGTAGTCGGCACAAATGGATCACTAACATATCGGTTGAACTTGGATGGTTTTCCTGGTTTTGGGTGGGCTGTCACATACTTCGCTGAAATTGAAGATCTGGATCCTGAGGAGTCCAGAAAATTCAGGCTGGTACTCCCAGGGTACCCTGATATGAGCAAAGCTATTGTCAATATCGAAGAAAATGCTCAAGGAAAATATCGTCTTTATGAACCTGGATATACCAACCTGTCCTTACCCTTCGTATTATCTTTTAGATTTGGGAAGACTTCTGATTCTTCCAGGGGACCCCTTGTGAATGCTATGGAGATACACAAGTATCTTGAGAAAAATGACGGTACCCTAGATG GATATGTTATTTCTCGCGTTATTTTATCCCACACAACAGAAGATTGGGCACAAGAAGGCGGTGACCCATGCCTGCCAGTTCCATGGTCATGGGTGCAGTGTAACTCTGATGCCAGGCCAAGGATTGTTAAGCT CTCTTTGTCTAGCAAGAATTTGTCTGGGAATGTTCCTTCAGGCTTGACGATGTTGACAGGTTTAGTTGAATT ATGGCTCGATGGAAATTCACTGACTGGTCCTATTCCTGATTTTACTGGATGCACAGACTTGGAGATCAT TCATCTCGAGAACAATCAGTTGACAGGTGAGCTGCCATCCTCCTTACTGAACCTACCAAATTTGAGGGAACT ATATGTgcaaaataatttgttatctGGAAAAATACCATCGGGTCTCAGTAGAAAGGTGGCTTTGAA CTACTCTGGAAACATTAATCTTCATGAAGGAACCAGAAGAGGGAGGCACATGGATATTATTATCGGTTCGTCAGTTGGAGCTGCTGTTCTTCTCATAACTACAATAGTGTCTTGCTTGTTCATgcacaaaggaaagaaaagacacCCTGACCAAG AGCAACTTCGGGATTCCCTGCCCGTGCAAAGGGTAGTTTCTTCCTTGAGAAATGCTCCTGGTGAAGCTGCTCACTGTTTCACAACCTTTGAGATTGAAGATGCTACAAAAAAGTTTGAGAAGAAAATAGGCTCTGGAGGTTTTGGAGTTGTGTACTATGGAAAAATGAAAGATGGAAGGGAAATTGCAGTGAAAGTTCTAACTAGCAATTCCTACCAGGGAAAGCGAGAGTTTACAAATGAG GTGACTCTTCTTTCAAGGATACATCACAGAAACCTGGTACAGTTTCTTGGATATTGTCAAGAAGATGGGAAGAGTATGCTTGTTTATGAGTTCATGCACAATGGAACACTTAAGGAACATCTTTACG GTCCATTAAAACGAGGAAAAAGTATTAATTGGATCAAGCGCCTTGAGATTGCTGAAGATGCTGCTAAAG GGATTGAATATCTTCATACAGGTTGTGTTCCAGCCATTATCCATAGGGATTTAAAAAGCAGCAATATTCTTGTTGACAAAAACATGAGAGCTAAGGTTGCAGATTTTGGCCTTTCAAAACTTGCGGTAGATGGAGCTTCACACGTATCTAGCATAGTTCGAGGCACCGTAGGGTATTTGGATCCCGA GTATTACATCTCTCAACAGTTAACAGACAAGAGTGATGTTTATAGTTTTGGTGTCATTCTCCTGGAGCTGATGTCTGGTCAAGAAGCCATATCTAATGAAAGCTTTGGTGTAAATTGTCGCAATATAGTACAATGG GCAAAATTACACATTGAGAGTGGGGATATCCAAGGAATCATCGATCCCTCACTGTGTGGTGAATATGACATCCAGTCAATGTGGAAGATAGCAGAGAAAGCTTTGATGTGTGTCCAGCCTCATGGTCACATGAGGCCATCTATTTCAGAAGTTCTCAAGGAGATCCAAGATGCTATCTTAATTGAAAGGGAGGTGACAGCGGCAAGAGAAGATATCTCTGATGAAATGTCGAGAAATTCTGTTCATTCTTCACTCAACTTGGGTTCTTTGGATTTGGGTGGAGCCGAGAATTACCTGGCGCTTGACGAGTCCATTGCACAGCCAACCGCCAGATGA